The Anoxybacillus flavithermus genome has a segment encoding these proteins:
- a CDS encoding sporulation protein: protein MDAFHFFLLCVASFRLTRLLVYDRITSFLRAPFHDEFEQDGETYIVIKGTGIRKWIGELLSCHWCTGVWCAALLYVGVIYVPNVVMPFVSILAIAGVASVIETIVQK from the coding sequence ATGGATGCTTTTCACTTTTTTTTGTTATGTGTCGCTTCATTTCGTTTGACGCGCTTACTTGTGTACGACCGCATTACGTCGTTTTTGCGCGCGCCGTTTCACGATGAGTTCGAACAAGATGGAGAGACGTATATTGTCATCAAAGGGACAGGGATAAGAAAGTGGATCGGGGAGTTGTTAAGTTGTCATTGGTGTACAGGGGTATGGTGTGCGGCGCTGCTGTATGTCGGGGTCATATATGTACCAAACGTGGTCATGCCGTTTGTATCGATTTTAGCGATTGCAGGTGTCGCGTCTGTCATCGAAACGATTGTCCAAAAATGA
- a CDS encoding spore coat protein regulator protein YlbO produces the protein MQEIDMLRAENVLLKELAELSEQRYREVKRLKKENEELKKQIEQLTKQLFGQGTDSWFMHTVKRQQALKQGGQLPLSTPFSFTEKKK, from the coding sequence ATGCAAGAAATAGATATGTTGCGGGCGGAAAATGTGTTGTTAAAAGAGTTAGCGGAGTTAAGCGAACAACGTTATCGAGAAGTAAAACGATTAAAAAAAGAAAACGAGGAGTTAAAAAAGCAAATTGAACAACTGACGAAACAGTTATTTGGGCAAGGAACAGATTCGTGGTTTATGCATACGGTCAAGCGTCAACAAGCGTTAAAACAAGGCGGACAGTTGCCGCTTTCAACGCCATTTTCATTTACAGAAAAAAAGAAATAG
- a CDS encoding holin produces MERFKNYGLWLAIGSFIALLLQTFGVDLDLGKYEQLWNAFLSILVIAGILNNPSIGKGFRDKP; encoded by the coding sequence ATGGAGCGCTTTAAAAATTACGGACTATGGTTAGCGATCGGTTCGTTTATTGCGCTTTTGCTTCAAACGTTTGGGGTTGATTTAGATTTAGGAAAATATGAGCAATTATGGAATGCGTTTTTAAGCATTTTAGTGATCGCAGGCATTTTAAACAATCCGTCGATCGGAAAAGGATTTCGTGATAAACCGTAG
- a CDS encoding DUF1657 domain-containing protein: MTVASSVKQTLAGLKSAQASFETFALQTENEKAKQLYQQAAQQTQAIVDLVAPRLQEIEQEEPQYKQ, translated from the coding sequence ATGACTGTCGCCAGTTCTGTCAAACAAACGTTAGCGGGGTTAAAGTCGGCGCAAGCAAGTTTTGAAACGTTTGCCCTGCAAACAGAAAATGAAAAAGCAAAACAATTGTATCAACAAGCGGCACAACAAACGCAAGCGATCGTCGATTTAGTAGCACCGCGCTTGCAAGAAATTGAACAAGAAGAGCCACA